From Paraburkholderia fungorum, the proteins below share one genomic window:
- a CDS encoding ABC transporter ATP-binding protein — translation MNATAPVALSVRNIHKSFGEHHVLKGISLDAHQGDVISILGASGSGKSTFLRCLNLLETPDDGSVALAGEELKMKRRSDGKLQPSDRRQVDRVRSQLGMVFQNFNLWSHMTVLENLIEGPMRVLKRSRAESIEEAEALLAKVGLADKRGHYPAHLSGGQQQRVAIARALAMHPKVMLFDEPTSALDPELVGEVLRVMRSLAEEGRTMLVVTHEMGFARHVSNRVMFLHQGQVEADGTPDEVFVDCKSERFRQFVSSHQDRTTH, via the coding sequence ATGAACGCTACGGCGCCCGTTGCACTGTCGGTCAGGAACATACACAAATCGTTCGGCGAGCATCACGTGCTGAAAGGCATTTCGCTCGACGCGCATCAGGGCGACGTGATCTCGATTCTCGGCGCGAGCGGCTCGGGCAAGAGCACGTTTCTGCGCTGTCTGAATCTGCTGGAAACGCCCGATGACGGTTCGGTCGCGCTTGCCGGCGAAGAGCTGAAAATGAAGCGCCGCAGCGACGGCAAGCTGCAACCGAGCGACCGCCGTCAGGTGGATCGGGTGCGCTCGCAACTCGGCATGGTGTTCCAGAACTTCAATCTCTGGTCGCATATGACGGTGCTCGAAAACCTGATCGAAGGGCCGATGCGCGTGTTGAAGCGAAGCCGCGCGGAGTCGATCGAGGAAGCCGAGGCGTTGCTCGCCAAAGTCGGTCTCGCGGACAAACGCGGCCACTATCCGGCGCATCTGTCCGGCGGTCAGCAACAACGGGTGGCGATTGCACGCGCGTTGGCGATGCATCCGAAAGTGATGCTGTTCGACGAACCCACGTCGGCGCTCGATCCTGAACTGGTCGGCGAAGTGCTGCGCGTGATGCGCTCGCTCGCCGAAGAGGGCCGCACGATGCTGGTCGTCACGCACGAAATGGGTTTTGCGCGGCACGTATCGAATCGCGTGATGTTTTTGCATCAAGGCCAGGTGGAGGCCGACGGCACGCCCGACGAAGTATTCGTCGATTGCAAGTCGGAACGTTTCCGGCAATTCGTATCGAGCCATCAGGACCGTACGACACACTGA
- a CDS encoding methyltransferase family protein, with translation MIKRLILQTALWLTAMGGLLFGAAGTFAWPAAWWYLIEVGGLSLWLGCWLARHDPGLLAERLAPIVQSQQSRWDRIFMTGVALVWCGWLVLMGLDAMRFRWSAPLPVALVSLGSLCVFLCIFFCHFVFKANSYAAPVVKIQTGRGHKVIDTGPYALVRHPMYGAGLLLFIGTPLLLGSWYGLAFVPVMVAGIGWRAVREERVLAAQLDGYADYMKRVRFRFVPFIW, from the coding sequence ATGATCAAGCGCCTCATTCTGCAAACCGCGCTCTGGCTGACCGCCATGGGCGGCTTGCTGTTCGGCGCGGCGGGCACGTTCGCGTGGCCGGCGGCGTGGTGGTATCTGATCGAAGTGGGCGGCTTGAGTCTGTGGCTCGGCTGCTGGCTCGCGCGGCACGATCCCGGCCTGCTCGCCGAACGTCTCGCCCCCATTGTGCAGAGCCAGCAAAGCCGCTGGGACCGCATCTTCATGACCGGTGTCGCGCTCGTTTGGTGCGGCTGGCTGGTGCTGATGGGCCTCGACGCAATGCGCTTTCGCTGGTCCGCGCCGTTGCCGGTCGCGCTGGTCAGCCTCGGTTCGCTGTGCGTGTTCCTGTGCATCTTCTTCTGCCATTTCGTGTTCAAGGCGAACAGCTATGCCGCGCCGGTCGTCAAGATCCAGACGGGGCGCGGGCATAAGGTGATCGACACCGGCCCTTATGCGCTGGTCCGTCATCCGATGTATGGCGCCGGGCTGTTGCTGTTCATCGGCACACCGTTGCTGCTCGGCTCATGGTACGGACTCGCGTTCGTCCCCGTGATGGTGGCCGGGATCGGCTGGCGAGCCGTGCGTGAGGAGCGCGTGCTCGCTGCGCAACTCGACGGTTACGCGGACTACATGAAGCGCGTGCGTTTCCGCTTTGTTCCGTTTATCTGGTAA
- a CDS encoding transporter substrate-binding domain-containing protein, with amino-acid sequence MSVLLGFAASVAAPAQAKDWKTVTIALEGGYAPWNLTLPGGKLGGFEPELVANLCERAKLQCNLVSQDFDGMIPGLQMGKFDVLMDAISITPEREKIIAFSRPYASTPATFAVTDTKVLPKAVPTAAAIRLTGDPKTDQPTVDALRKQLKGKTIGLQAGTVYTKFITDSFKDVATIRVYKTSSERDLDLANGRIDASFDDVTYFAATLNNKDNASVAVAGPKLGGPIWGPGEGLAFRKQDADLKAKFDTAITAALADGTVKKLSDKWFKLDVTP; translated from the coding sequence ATGAGCGTCCTGCTCGGCTTCGCGGCGAGTGTCGCGGCACCGGCCCAGGCGAAGGACTGGAAAACCGTGACGATCGCCCTCGAAGGCGGCTACGCGCCGTGGAATCTGACGTTGCCGGGCGGCAAGCTCGGCGGCTTCGAGCCCGAACTGGTCGCCAATCTTTGCGAGCGCGCGAAGCTGCAGTGCAACCTCGTGTCGCAAGACTTCGACGGCATGATCCCCGGCCTGCAGATGGGCAAGTTCGACGTGCTGATGGACGCCATTTCCATCACACCGGAGCGTGAAAAGATCATCGCGTTCTCGCGGCCTTACGCGTCCACGCCGGCCACGTTCGCGGTAACCGACACGAAGGTGCTGCCGAAGGCTGTGCCTACCGCAGCCGCCATCAGGCTGACCGGTGATCCGAAGACCGACCAGCCCACCGTCGACGCACTGCGCAAGCAGCTGAAGGGCAAGACGATCGGCCTGCAGGCGGGCACCGTCTACACCAAATTCATCACCGACAGCTTCAAGGACGTCGCCACGATTCGCGTCTACAAGACGTCGTCCGAGCGCGATCTCGACCTGGCCAACGGCCGCATCGACGCCTCGTTCGACGACGTGACCTACTTCGCGGCCACGCTCAACAACAAGGACAACGCGTCGGTCGCCGTCGCGGGTCCGAAGCTCGGCGGCCCGATCTGGGGACCGGGCGAAGGTCTCGCTTTCCGCAAACAGGACGCGGATCTGAAAGCGAAGTTCGACACCGCGATTACTGCCGCGCTCGCCGACGGCACGGTCAAGAAGCTCTCCGACAAGTGGTTCAAGCTCGACGTCACGCCCTGA
- a CDS encoding arylamine N-acetyltransferase family protein, whose protein sequence is MSHTVNLENYFARIGYDGPRAATLEVLQAIHELHPRAIPFENLNPFTGRPVRLDLESVERKLVTERRGGYCFEQNALFANVLTQLGFSVTPLLARVLWGRDDAAVPPRTHMVLRIDIGGHAWIADVGFGSVTLTAPLRLTAGVAQHTPLGTFRLADASHDALNLEVQLRDESWARVYRFDLHPVEWIDYETSNWYTSTAPDSIFLSTLIVCRVMPESRIALFNDQLSERAADGELLSEQQIASADELAACLHDRFGLNSGDIDIAGIFTRVSAPVQPA, encoded by the coding sequence ATGTCACACACAGTCAATCTGGAAAACTACTTTGCCCGCATCGGCTACGACGGCCCGCGCGCGGCGACGCTGGAAGTCCTCCAGGCGATTCACGAACTGCACCCCCGCGCGATTCCGTTTGAGAACCTGAATCCGTTCACCGGCCGGCCGGTCCGGCTCGACCTCGAGTCCGTCGAACGGAAGCTCGTGACTGAACGGCGGGGCGGCTATTGCTTCGAGCAGAACGCGCTGTTCGCCAACGTGCTGACGCAACTCGGGTTCAGCGTCACGCCATTGCTCGCCCGCGTGTTGTGGGGCCGTGACGACGCCGCCGTACCGCCGCGCACGCATATGGTTCTGCGGATCGACATCGGCGGCCATGCGTGGATTGCCGATGTCGGCTTCGGCAGCGTGACGTTGACCGCGCCGCTGCGCCTGACGGCAGGCGTCGCGCAGCACACGCCGTTGGGTACCTTCCGTCTCGCCGACGCATCGCACGATGCGCTCAATCTCGAAGTGCAGCTTCGCGACGAAAGCTGGGCGCGGGTGTATCGCTTCGATCTGCATCCGGTCGAATGGATCGATTACGAAACCTCGAACTGGTACACGTCGACGGCGCCGGATTCGATTTTCCTGAGCACGCTGATCGTGTGCCGCGTGATGCCCGAATCGCGTATCGCGTTGTTCAACGATCAACTGAGCGAACGCGCAGCGGACGGCGAGTTGCTCAGCGAGCAGCAGATCGCGAGCGCTGACGAACTCGCTGCGTGTCTGCATGATCGATTCGGTCTGAATTCCGGCGATATCGACATCGCCGGAATTTTCACGCGGGTGAGTGCGCCGGTTCAGCCCGCATAA
- a CDS encoding ABC transporter permease produces MHIDIDFLLDTLKQLLAAVPTTLGLFFSSLVLGGLLSLVIVTMRVSPCWLPNRFARAYILVFRGSPLLIQMFLVYYGMGQFGVIRESFLWPVLREPYMCAVLSLALCTAGYTAEIIRGGLMAVPVGQIEAGYSIGLSGFALLRRVIGPIALRQCLPAYSTEAVLLVKSTALASLVTVWEVTGVAQQIIQQTYRTTEVFTCAALIYLALNFVIVRALGLLERRLSRHLRAAPARPEPVRVVSATT; encoded by the coding sequence ATGCATATCGACATCGACTTTCTGCTCGACACGCTGAAGCAACTGCTCGCGGCCGTGCCGACCACGCTCGGACTGTTCTTCAGTTCGCTGGTACTCGGCGGTCTGCTCTCGCTCGTGATCGTCACGATGCGGGTCTCGCCGTGCTGGCTGCCGAACCGTTTCGCGCGCGCTTATATCCTCGTGTTTCGCGGCTCGCCGCTGCTGATCCAGATGTTCCTCGTGTATTACGGCATGGGTCAGTTCGGCGTGATTCGCGAGAGCTTTCTGTGGCCGGTATTGCGCGAGCCGTACATGTGCGCGGTTTTATCGCTTGCGTTGTGCACGGCGGGATATACCGCCGAAATCATTCGCGGCGGTTTGATGGCCGTGCCGGTCGGACAGATCGAGGCCGGTTATTCGATCGGGCTGTCGGGTTTCGCGCTGCTGCGTCGTGTGATCGGTCCGATCGCGTTGCGTCAATGCCTGCCCGCGTATTCGACGGAAGCCGTGCTGCTGGTCAAATCGACCGCGCTTGCGAGTCTCGTCACCGTGTGGGAAGTGACCGGGGTCGCGCAGCAGATCATCCAGCAAACCTATCGCACGACCGAAGTGTTCACCTGCGCCGCGCTGATCTATCTTGCGCTGAACTTCGTGATCGTGCGCGCGCTGGGGTTGCTGGAAAGGCGTCTGTCGCGTCATCTGCGGGCTGCGCCGGCGCGGCCCGAGCCGGTGCGCGTGGTGTCCGCGACGACCTGA
- a CDS encoding ABC transporter permease, whose translation MALIEMFGFGPQAWGGILLLAALMTVALTLAALAVGAVFGALVATAKLSRFRTLRVIGDFYTTVFRGVPELLVIYLFYFGGSALVTTVGQWFGADGFVGVPPFVIGALAVGMISGAYQAEVYRAAVQAVSRGELEAARSIGMPVLTMARRILIPQVLRFALPGIGNVWQLSLKDSALISVTGLAELLRASQIAAGSTHQYFTFFVAGGALYLLMTSISNRVFNHAEARVGRSFKRNFARN comes from the coding sequence ATGGCTCTGATTGAAATGTTCGGCTTCGGGCCGCAGGCGTGGGGCGGCATTCTGCTGCTCGCCGCGTTGATGACGGTCGCGCTGACGCTCGCGGCGCTCGCGGTCGGCGCCGTGTTCGGCGCACTGGTGGCAACGGCCAAGCTGTCGCGCTTTCGCACGCTGCGCGTGATCGGCGACTTCTACACCACGGTGTTTCGCGGCGTGCCCGAACTGCTCGTCATCTACCTGTTCTATTTCGGCGGATCGGCGCTCGTGACGACGGTCGGCCAATGGTTCGGCGCGGATGGGTTCGTCGGCGTGCCGCCGTTTGTGATCGGTGCGCTCGCGGTCGGCATGATTTCCGGCGCGTATCAGGCCGAGGTGTATCGGGCGGCAGTGCAGGCGGTGTCGCGCGGCGAACTCGAAGCGGCCCGCTCGATCGGCATGCCGGTGCTGACCATGGCGCGCCGCATTCTGATTCCGCAGGTGCTGCGTTTTGCGTTGCCGGGCATCGGCAATGTCTGGCAGTTGAGCCTGAAAGACTCGGCGCTGATCTCGGTCACCGGTCTCGCCGAATTGCTGCGCGCGAGTCAGATCGCGGCGGGTTCCACGCATCAGTACTTCACGTTTTTCGTGGCGGGCGGCGCGCTGTATCTGCTGATGACCAGCATCTCGAATCGCGTCTTCAATCACGCCGAGGCGCGCGTGGGCCGGTCCTTCAAGCGCAACTTCGCGCGCAACTGA
- a CDS encoding HAL/PAL/TAL family ammonia-lyase, translating to MAVIRSELPLDWTEVAAVAAGEPLELSADARARIAAARVLVEQIVERGIRAYGVNTGVGALCDVIVSPAEQRTLSRNILMSHAVGVGAPLGAAETRAIMAAAVNNFAHGHSGIRLDVVQQLVALLNADCVPEVPAFGSVGYLSHMAHIALVCIGEGHACYRGERLSGRDALRRLGREPLVLEAKEGLSLINGTPCVTGLAALALARAERLLDWTDMVAAMSFENLHGQMAAFDEESLALRVSAGLNRVGERMRASLAGSGILAAVVGQRTQDPLSMRTIPHVHGAARDVLDATADVVNRELASITDNPVVAGTPDAPRVYSQAHAVGASIALAMDSLGTAIAQVAAMAERRLDRLVNPLVSGLPAFLAEPGGTNSGFMIAQYTAASLVAQNRRLAMPASLDGGITSGLQEDHLCHATPAALKALEIVDNAARIVAIELLAAAQAYDLQSGAAPRAPHTETLWQRVRRALPVYRDDRPLADDMRVAFRLITDEAPPPLPNLGNIGPRPAAPVNGARRVVLASVTHLAGAGHFDPAVNTVNVAVNDGQAAAHLA from the coding sequence ATGGCCGTGATCCGTTCCGAACTTCCGCTCGACTGGACCGAGGTGGCCGCCGTGGCGGCAGGAGAACCGCTCGAACTGTCCGCCGACGCCCGCGCGCGTATCGCGGCGGCGCGCGTGCTGGTCGAGCAGATCGTCGAGCGCGGGATTCGCGCGTATGGCGTGAACACCGGCGTCGGCGCGTTGTGCGACGTGATCGTGTCGCCCGCGGAACAGCGCACGCTGTCGCGCAATATCCTGATGAGCCACGCGGTGGGCGTCGGTGCGCCGCTCGGTGCCGCCGAGACCCGCGCGATCATGGCCGCCGCCGTGAACAATTTCGCGCACGGCCATTCCGGTATCCGGCTCGACGTCGTGCAGCAACTGGTCGCGCTGCTGAACGCCGATTGCGTGCCCGAAGTGCCCGCATTCGGCTCGGTCGGCTATCTGAGCCATATGGCGCATATCGCGCTGGTCTGTATCGGCGAAGGGCACGCGTGCTATCGCGGCGAACGGCTCAGCGGACGCGACGCGTTGCGGCGGCTCGGCCGCGAACCGCTCGTGCTCGAAGCGAAAGAGGGCTTGAGCCTGATCAACGGCACGCCTTGCGTGACGGGGCTGGCCGCGCTCGCGCTGGCACGTGCCGAACGTCTGCTCGACTGGACCGACATGGTCGCCGCGATGAGCTTCGAGAATCTGCATGGCCAGATGGCGGCGTTCGACGAAGAATCGCTGGCGTTACGGGTGTCGGCGGGGCTGAACCGGGTCGGCGAACGGATGCGCGCGAGCCTAGCGGGCAGCGGCATTCTCGCGGCGGTGGTCGGGCAGCGCACGCAGGACCCGCTGAGCATGCGGACCATCCCGCATGTGCACGGCGCCGCGCGTGACGTGCTCGACGCGACCGCCGACGTGGTCAACCGCGAACTGGCGTCGATTACCGACAACCCGGTTGTCGCCGGTACGCCGGACGCGCCGCGCGTCTACTCGCAGGCACATGCGGTGGGTGCATCGATCGCGCTCGCGATGGACAGCCTCGGCACCGCGATTGCGCAGGTCGCCGCGATGGCCGAGCGGCGGCTCGACCGTCTCGTCAATCCGCTGGTCAGCGGCCTGCCGGCGTTTCTCGCGGAGCCGGGCGGCACCAACTCCGGCTTCATGATCGCGCAGTACACGGCGGCCTCGCTGGTCGCGCAGAACCGGCGGCTCGCGATGCCGGCGAGCCTCGACGGCGGCATCACGTCGGGCCTGCAGGAAGATCATCTGTGTCACGCGACGCCCGCCGCGCTGAAAGCGCTGGAAATCGTCGACAACGCCGCACGCATCGTCGCGATCGAATTGCTGGCGGCGGCGCAGGCGTACGACCTGCAAAGCGGCGCCGCGCCGCGCGCGCCGCATACCGAAACCCTATGGCAACGCGTGCGGCGCGCGCTGCCGGTGTATCGCGACGACCGGCCTCTCGCCGACGACATGCGGGTCGCGTTTCGCCTGATCACCGACGAAGCGCCGCCACCGTTGCCGAACCTGGGTAACATTGGGCCTCGGCCCGCGGCGCCGGTGAACGGCGCGCGGCGGGTTGTGCTGGCGAGCGTCACGCATCTGGCGGGCGCCGGCCATTTCGATCCGGCCGTGAATACCGTGAACGTCGCGGTCAACGACGGGCAGGCCGCCGCTCACCTGGCGTGA